Proteins encoded together in one Nostoc sp. PCC 7524 window:
- the accC gene encoding acetyl-CoA carboxylase biotin carboxylase subunit, with amino-acid sequence MKFDKILIANRGEIALRILRACEEMGIATIAVHSTVDRNALHVQLADEAVCIGEPASGKSYLNIPNIIAAALTRNASAIHPGYGFLSENAKFAEICADHHIAFIGPTPEAIRLMGDKSTAKETMQKAGVPTVPGSDGLVETEQEGLAIAKDIGYPVMIKATAGGGGRGMRLVRSEDEFVKLFLAAQGEAGAAFGNAGVYIEKFIERPRHIEFQILADNYGNVIHLGERDCSIQRRNQKLLEESPSPALDSDLREKMGQAAVKAAQFINYTGAGTIEFLLDKSGNFYFMEMNTRIQVEHPVTEMVTGVDLLVEQIRIAQGERLRLTQDQVVLRGHAIECRINAEDPDHDFRPAPGRISGYLPPGGPGVRIDSHVYTDYQIPPYYDSLIGKLIVWGPDRATAINRMKRALRECAITGLPTTIGFHQKIMENHQFLEGNVYTNFIQEMKL; translated from the coding sequence ATGAAGTTTGACAAAATATTAATTGCCAATCGGGGAGAAATCGCCCTTCGCATTCTCCGCGCCTGTGAAGAAATGGGAATTGCGACGATCGCGGTTCACTCCACTGTTGACCGGAATGCGCTCCATGTCCAACTTGCTGATGAAGCAGTTTGTATCGGGGAACCTGCTAGCGGTAAGAGTTATTTGAATATTCCCAATATTATTGCTGCGGCTTTAACACGCAATGCCAGTGCCATTCATCCTGGCTATGGTTTTTTGTCGGAAAATGCCAAGTTTGCAGAAATTTGTGCCGACCATCATATTGCTTTTATCGGCCCGACTCCCGAAGCGATCAGGTTGATGGGGGATAAATCCACTGCTAAGGAAACGATGCAAAAGGCAGGTGTTCCTACTGTTCCAGGTAGTGATGGACTGGTAGAAACAGAGCAAGAGGGATTAGCGATCGCTAAAGATATTGGCTACCCAGTCATGATTAAAGCCACAGCAGGTGGTGGTGGTAGGGGTATGCGCTTAGTGCGATCGGAAGATGAATTTGTCAAACTGTTTTTAGCTGCCCAAGGTGAAGCAGGTGCAGCCTTTGGCAATGCTGGCGTTTATATCGAAAAATTTATCGAACGTCCCCGCCACATTGAATTTCAAATTTTGGCGGATAATTACGGCAACGTCATCCATCTAGGTGAACGGGATTGCTCAATTCAACGCCGCAACCAAAAGCTACTAGAAGAATCTCCCAGTCCTGCACTTGACTCAGACCTCCGGGAAAAAATGGGACAAGCCGCAGTGAAAGCTGCCCAGTTCATTAACTACACCGGAGCAGGTACTATTGAGTTTCTCTTAGATAAATCCGGTAACTTTTACTTTATGGAAATGAACACCCGGATTCAGGTGGAACATCCTGTGACAGAGATGGTAACTGGGGTGGACTTGCTAGTGGAACAAATTAGAATTGCCCAAGGGGAAAGACTGCGGCTAACTCAAGACCAAGTGGTTTTGAGGGGTCATGCGATCGAATGCCGGATTAACGCCGAAGACCCCGATCATGATTTTCGTCCCGCCCCTGGACGTATCAGTGGTTATCTCCCCCCTGGCGGTCCCGGTGTGCGAATTGATTCCCACGTTTACACCGATTACCAAATTCCCCCTTACTATGACTCACTGATTGGTAAATTAATTGTTTGGGGACCGGATCGCGCAACTGCGATTAATCGCATGAAACGCGCTTTAAGAGAGTGTGCCATCACCGGACTACCTACAACGATTGGATTCCATCAAAAAATCATGGAAAACCATCAGTTTTTAGAAGGTAATGTTTACACGAATTTTATTCAGGAAATGAAACTTTAG
- the psbX gene encoding photosystem II reaction center X protein produces MTPSLANFLWSLAWGTAIVVIPATVGLIFISQKDKIQRS; encoded by the coding sequence ATGACACCATCTTTAGCAAACTTTCTTTGGAGTCTAGCTTGGGGTACTGCTATTGTTGTTATCCCTGCCACCGTTGGTTTAATTTTCATCAGCCAAAAAGATAAAATCCAACGTTCCTAG
- a CDS encoding succinate dehydrogenase/fumarate reductase iron-sulfur subunit, producing the protein MEVIYKIIRQQQNSAPVVQTYRLDTEPGNTILDCLNRIKWEQDGTLAFRKNCRNTICGSCAMRINGRSALACKENVGSELARLRKSTNAIPEITIAPLGNMPVIKDLVVDMNSFWNNLEAVAPYVSTAARQVPEREFLQTPQERSLLDQTGNCIMCGACYSECNAREVDPDFVGPHALAKAYRMVADSRDSDTTNRLENYNEGTKGVWGCTRCLYCDAVCPMEVAPLEQITKIKQEILTHKQASDSRSIRHRKVLVELVKAGGWIDERQFGVQVVGNYFKDLRGLLSLVPLGLRMIAKGKFPLSFEPSEGTEQVRSLIEAVKQVEGSGE; encoded by the coding sequence ATGGAAGTTATTTATAAAATTATTCGACAACAACAAAATTCTGCCCCTGTTGTCCAAACTTACCGCTTAGACACAGAACCAGGCAATACCATTTTGGATTGCCTCAATCGCATTAAGTGGGAGCAAGATGGAACATTAGCATTTCGCAAAAATTGCCGTAATACCATTTGTGGTAGTTGTGCGATGCGAATTAATGGCCGTTCTGCTTTAGCTTGTAAGGAAAATGTCGGCAGTGAACTCGCCAGATTGCGAAAATCCACAAATGCTATTCCAGAAATTACGATCGCACCCCTAGGCAATATGCCGGTGATTAAGGATTTAGTCGTAGATATGAATAGTTTTTGGAATAATTTAGAAGCCGTGGCTCCCTATGTGAGTACAGCCGCCAGACAAGTCCCAGAAAGAGAATTTTTGCAAACACCCCAAGAGCGATCGCTTCTGGATCAAACTGGTAACTGTATTATGTGCGGTGCTTGCTACTCTGAATGCAATGCCCGTGAAGTTGATCCTGATTTTGTCGGTCCCCACGCCCTCGCCAAAGCCTACCGCATGGTTGCCGATTCCCGGGACAGTGATACCACCAATCGCCTAGAAAATTACAACGAAGGTACTAAAGGAGTTTGGGGTTGTACCCGTTGTCTCTACTGCGATGCCGTGTGTCCAATGGAAGTAGCACCATTAGAACAAATCACCAAAATTAAACAAGAAATTCTCACCCACAAGCAAGCTAGTGACAGTCGCTCAATTCGTCACCGCAAAGTCTTAGTAGAGTTAGTCAAAGCAGGTGGCTGGATTGATGAAAGACAATTTGGTGTACAAGTAGTCGGTAACTATTTCAAAGACTTGAGAGGTTTACTCAGTCTTGTTCCTTTAGGCTTACGCATGATTGCCAAAGGCAAATTCCCCCTCTCATTTGAGCCATCTGAGGGAACAGAACAAGTGCGATCGCTTATTGAAGCTGTAAAACAGGTGGAAGGGAGTGGAGAGTAG
- a CDS encoding Ycf66 family protein, producing MLNFGLNSASVLAQVNFGTNSASILGIFLAVAGAALYFLRTVRPELSRDQDIFFAAVGLLCGFILIFQGWRLDPILQFGQLLLVGTTVFFAVESIRLRSIATQQAKRNTPIVDEERPVSNRYSYNRRGYEAEVESDLEPLPYQEEEEEERPVRARIRPSRDDRSSRDDYYEEQPPRRDRRPSSDRQPPTDKSRRRSSRSASRPTDRYEQEDWGASSREVVDDWESSSRENRKPSRRTNDTSSRSDMNEDTPPRPRKRRPPADTTPRRPIEDDDAIPTDYVPYKPIDVSDEESDNSTDFEDV from the coding sequence ATGCTAAATTTTGGGCTGAACTCAGCCAGTGTTCTGGCTCAGGTGAATTTTGGGACGAACTCAGCCAGTATTCTAGGAATTTTCCTGGCTGTGGCTGGGGCAGCACTGTATTTTCTCCGGACTGTGCGTCCAGAACTGTCAAGGGATCAAGATATCTTCTTTGCGGCTGTGGGCTTACTGTGCGGCTTTATTCTCATCTTCCAAGGATGGCGCTTAGACCCAATTTTGCAATTTGGCCAGCTGCTATTAGTGGGGACAACTGTATTTTTTGCGGTTGAAAGTATTCGTTTGCGAAGTATTGCTACCCAACAAGCCAAGCGTAATACTCCGATTGTGGATGAAGAACGTCCAGTCAGCAATCGCTATTCATATAATCGGCGTGGATACGAGGCTGAAGTTGAATCAGACTTAGAACCACTGCCTTATCAAGAGGAAGAAGAGGAAGAACGACCTGTACGTGCTAGGATTCGCCCTAGTAGAGATGACCGCTCCTCTCGTGATGACTATTATGAGGAACAACCCCCACGTCGTGATCGCCGCCCCAGTAGTGACAGACAACCACCAACAGATAAAAGTCGTCGCCGTTCTAGCCGTTCTGCCAGTCGTCCTACTGACAGGTATGAACAAGAAGACTGGGGTGCTTCTTCTAGGGAAGTAGTGGATGATTGGGAAAGTTCCAGTCGAGAAAACAGAAAACCTTCTCGTCGCACTAATGACACTTCCTCACGCTCAGACATGAACGAGGATACCCCACCCAGACCAAGAAAACGCCGTCCACCAGCTGATACTACTCCTCGCAGACCCATAGAAGATGATGATGCAATCCCAACTGATTACGTACCGTATAAACCGATAGATGTATCAGATGAAGAATCTGATAATTCTACCGATTTTGAGGATGTATAA
- a CDS encoding Uma2 family endonuclease, with the protein MTITINQPIQQKPLSFDEFIGRYGGDNRYELIDGEVFDLEPTGKHEEVAAFITAKLCVQMDGTGLPWFVLQRGLLRPSNIGMTAFRPDVAVVDRDELSKELLWSEQSILTLGSSIKFVAEVVSSNWQNDYARKVEEYAVLGIPEYWIADYAGNGGTRYIGKPKQPTLSICALMNGEYDIQQFRGNQTINSLTFPNLKLTAEQVLRAGR; encoded by the coding sequence ATGACTATTACGATCAACCAACCAATACAACAGAAGCCACTTAGCTTTGACGAGTTTATCGGCCGTTATGGTGGTGATAACCGCTATGAACTCATCGATGGAGAAGTGTTTGACTTGGAACCAACAGGAAAGCATGAAGAGGTTGCAGCCTTCATTACCGCAAAGTTATGTGTCCAGATGGACGGAACAGGCTTACCTTGGTTTGTCCTTCAGCGAGGACTATTGCGCCCTTCTAACATTGGTATGACAGCATTTCGACCTGATGTTGCAGTTGTTGATCGAGATGAACTTAGCAAAGAACTGCTTTGGTCTGAGCAGTCGATCCTGACCCTGGGCAGTTCGATTAAATTTGTGGCGGAAGTTGTTAGTAGCAACTGGCAAAATGATTATGCCCGTAAGGTTGAAGAATACGCGGTTTTAGGCATTCCCGAATATTGGATTGCAGACTACGCAGGTAATGGTGGTACTCGATACATTGGGAAGCCCAAACAACCGACCCTCTCTATTTGTGCGCTAATGAATGGGGAGTATGACATTCAGCAATTTCGGGGAAATCAAACCATCAACTCTTTAACCTTCCCAAATTTAAAACTTACGGCTGAACAGGTTTTGAGGGCTGGTAGGTAA
- a CDS encoding TolB family protein, translating into MTKRIFIPIFACATLLSGCFGYPRLVSYPFDPGGRGINSLASELNPQTSGRYIVFTSDRRGSQDVYMFDTLTRNLIDLPGLNALDTIASHPSVSDSGRYIVFAASRQGRSAIFLYDRETRQSRNLTANLQAEVRNPTISADGSRIAFEFSNNGQWDISVYDRFGQPLNIPQDPR; encoded by the coding sequence ATGACTAAACGTATTTTTATTCCTATATTTGCTTGTGCAACTTTATTGAGTGGTTGTTTTGGCTATCCCCGGTTGGTGAGTTATCCCTTTGATCCGGGAGGGAGGGGTATCAACAGCCTTGCTTCGGAACTCAATCCACAAACTTCTGGTAGATATATTGTGTTTACAAGCGATCGCCGGGGTAGCCAGGATGTTTATATGTTTGATACCCTGACGCGCAATTTAATTGATTTACCAGGGTTAAATGCTTTAGATACAATTGCCTCTCATCCTAGCGTTTCTGATAGTGGTCGTTATATTGTGTTTGCGGCTAGTCGTCAGGGGCGATCGGCGATTTTTCTTTATGATCGGGAAACACGCCAATCACGAAACTTGACTGCTAACCTCCAAGCAGAAGTTCGCAACCCTACCATTAGTGCTGATGGTAGTAGGATTGCTTTTGAGTTTAGCAATAACGGACAGTGGGATATTTCAGTTTATGACCGTTTTGGGCAACCCCTGAATATCCCTCAAGATCCTCGATGA
- a CDS encoding CPBP family intramembrane glutamic endopeptidase codes for MRNAPVIVVLMAFFIGWIGFWLPIAVISLKLLHWQPIKPLQPEQKLPLIVSLYLLAPFILWGVIWLTNSSFSEYGFADHLAMVSSFALGFSLGLLSIAILFTCQSWLGWCSFEKPNIKQLAAICLPILLIALLVGGIEELVFRGFLLTELERDYPLWLAAVISSLIFAVLHLVWEQRETIPQLPGLWLLGMMLVLARISDRNNLGIAWGLHSALVWAIASIDTAQLVTYTGTVSEWWTGKNKKPLAGVTGIICILGTGLILWLLF; via the coding sequence ATGCGAAATGCACCAGTAATAGTTGTATTGATGGCGTTTTTTATTGGCTGGATAGGTTTTTGGCTACCAATTGCCGTAATTTCCCTAAAACTCCTGCATTGGCAACCAATAAAACCGTTACAACCAGAGCAAAAATTACCATTAATTGTTTCACTATACCTATTAGCGCCTTTTATTCTGTGGGGAGTTATTTGGCTGACTAATAGCTCTTTTTCAGAATATGGATTTGCTGATCATCTTGCTATGGTCAGTTCCTTCGCGCTAGGTTTCAGTTTAGGGTTACTTAGTATAGCTATTTTATTTACTTGCCAATCTTGGTTGGGTTGGTGCAGTTTTGAAAAACCAAACATCAAGCAACTAGCAGCTATCTGTTTACCTATTTTATTGATAGCCTTGTTGGTTGGAGGTATAGAAGAATTAGTTTTTCGTGGTTTTCTGTTAACTGAACTCGAACGAGATTATCCTCTATGGTTAGCAGCAGTTATTTCTAGCCTGATTTTTGCCGTTTTACACTTGGTTTGGGAACAACGAGAAACTATCCCACAGCTACCGGGATTGTGGTTATTGGGAATGATGCTGGTGTTGGCGAGGATCAGCGATCGCAATAACTTAGGTATAGCCTGGGGATTACATTCAGCTTTAGTATGGGCGATCGCATCTATAGATACAGCCCAATTAGTCACTTACACAGGTACAGTCTCCGAGTGGTGGACTGGTAAAAATAAAAAACCCCTAGCTGGGGTGACAGGAATTATATGTATTTTAGGAACTGGTTTAATTCTGTGGTTATTATTTTGA
- a CDS encoding YggT family protein yields the protein MTAVNLTVWILGPLLGLMTFLFIFRIILTWYPQVDLNRLPFNLIAWPTEPFLIPLRKLVSPIGGVDITPIIWVGIFSLLREILLGQQGLLTMMSRVS from the coding sequence ATGACTGCTGTTAACCTGACTGTTTGGATTCTCGGCCCTTTGCTGGGGTTAATGACGTTCTTATTCATTTTCCGCATCATTCTCACTTGGTATCCCCAGGTGGATTTGAATCGGTTGCCTTTTAATCTGATTGCCTGGCCAACCGAACCATTTTTAATTCCTTTGCGAAAATTGGTATCCCCCATAGGTGGAGTTGACATTACCCCAATTATTTGGGTGGGTATCTTTAGTTTGCTACGAGAAATTCTCTTAGGTCAGCAAGGTTTACTGACTATGATGTCTCGTGTCAGTTAA
- a CDS encoding TolB family protein, which translates to MKKFTSQFWLQRPIHWSLVFTLVGLLGSCGSGDIPLGPTSLNSRYTEEQPALSGNGRFLAFISNRNGSHQLLVYDLQQQSFMPTPGLNRRETIIESPSLSYTGRYIAYLTSDQGRPVVALYDRATQQSQIVTPTYRGWVRNPGISPDGRYIVFETAARGQWDIEVLDRGPNVELDIPNGATVTPAE; encoded by the coding sequence GTGAAAAAGTTTACTTCTCAGTTTTGGCTCCAAAGACCAATTCATTGGAGCCTGGTTTTTACCTTGGTAGGGTTACTAGGCTCTTGTGGCTCAGGTGATATTCCTCTTGGCCCTACTTCCCTCAATAGTCGCTACACAGAAGAGCAACCAGCCTTAAGTGGTAATGGTCGCTTTTTAGCGTTTATTTCCAATCGCAATGGTAGTCATCAATTACTGGTGTATGATTTACAACAGCAAAGTTTTATGCCGACACCAGGGTTAAATCGGCGCGAGACAATTATTGAAAGTCCAAGTCTCAGTTACACGGGGCGTTATATTGCTTACCTTACCAGCGACCAAGGTAGGCCAGTAGTAGCACTTTACGATCGCGCCACACAACAATCACAAATTGTCACCCCAACTTATCGCGGTTGGGTCAGAAATCCTGGTATTAGTCCAGATGGGCGTTATATTGTTTTTGAAACTGCCGCCCGTGGACAGTGGGATATTGAAGTTCTCGATAGAGGGCCGAATGTTGAGTTAGATATTCCCAATGGTGCAACTGTAACTCCTGCTGAGTAG
- a CDS encoding AbrB family transcriptional regulator, with protein MTETATAPLTGKALLAKVKELSNLPRRERAKQCGYYTVTKNNQVRVNLTDFYDALLSARGIPLSPEAPKDGRGREPTYRVSVHQNGQIVIGATYTKAMGLKPGDEFEIRLGYKHIHLIQLGESDKKEISADMDAEESEEDLEDEE; from the coding sequence ATGACTGAAACTGCAACCGCGCCTTTAACTGGAAAAGCACTGCTGGCTAAGGTAAAAGAACTTTCTAATTTACCGCGTAGAGAAAGAGCCAAGCAGTGTGGCTATTACACTGTTACTAAGAATAATCAAGTTCGCGTCAATCTCACTGATTTTTATGATGCTTTGCTATCGGCTAGAGGAATTCCTCTCAGTCCAGAAGCACCAAAAGATGGTCGTGGTCGTGAACCGACATATCGCGTTAGTGTTCATCAAAATGGTCAAATTGTCATTGGTGCTACTTACACCAAAGCAATGGGACTAAAACCCGGTGATGAGTTTGAAATTAGATTGGGATACAAGCACATTCACTTGATTCAACTCGGTGAAAGTGATAAGAAAGAAATTTCAGCAGATATGGATGCTGAAGAATCCGAAGAAGATTTGGAAGACGAAGAGTAA